The Miscanthus floridulus cultivar M001 unplaced genomic scaffold, ASM1932011v1 os_1094_4_5, whole genome shotgun sequence DNA segment CCAGCCCGAGAGGAGAGGAACGATGTGCTTTGTCCATTTTTTCCCTGGGCACCTTCCTCTCCAGAGTCCAGATTCATTCCCCCTGTGCTCCTCTTCATCTtcccttcctcctccccttcatGAGCAGCAATGGAACCCATGGTGCTGCTGCCTCCGCTCTTCGGGCCGCCCCTGGCCATGCCAACCGCGCGCTGACGTCCAGCACCCGCTGGCTGTCTGTGCTCGCCAGTGGGCAGCCCCTGCCGTCTTTCAATCACAAATATAGTCTAGGTTTGACCTAAGTCAAAACTATTTTATTGATTATTACGCCTTTCGACcagaaaagaatacaattctagcataGTATGAAGTTAAAGGATCTTGAGTTTGACTAACTATATATAAAAATGTATCAATGATTATGATATCAATAAATATTGTTAGATTTGTCAtgagatatattttcatagtatgaagggcgggcctggtgcaagcggtagagtcttaccgtctgtgaccggaaggtcccgggttcgagtcgcggtctcctcgcattgcacaggcgagggtaaggcttgccactaacacccttccccagaccccgcacagagcgggagctctctgcactgggtacgccctttttttatatatattttcatagtatacctattttgGTGTAATAAAAACTAATGTTTTTTAcgttatatatttggtcaaactttagataCTTCGACAAAGAATGcacctagaattgcattctttgtgGGACGGAGGTAGTGGTCTCTAAATTTTATGTAGATTGGTATCACAAGGTTGGTGTTAATATACTTATATAATACATATATCTCTTTTCATTTAaagtaatatatttttatagataTTTCTAGAGGCTGATGTACTAATGGACTTATATCTGTGACCAGAGGAAGTAGGAGCTACTGAGCTAGGCTCCAACGAGATCTCATAGTGTCTTAACATGAACAGTGTACTAGGAAAATCCAAAGTTTCTGCACACTTGGCTTACAAAACAAAATGTGACATTGTAACACATGAACTGTTGAACTATTATGACTAAAAAAAAGTAATgtagttcatgagcttgctattAATGTATTTAATGATATTTATCAAGTTGTATGGATACCAGGGTGCACTGCACTCATAGTTGGACTATTAGGAATTCTGCCTACCGATATAAATTTGATACCCTAGGAGGCCTAGGGGTTTCTGCAGTTCTGCTTGCAAATACTTGCAAATTAGCCCAACAGACGCTTCTTGTTGCACTAACCATTGTTGCTCAATTTTTTGTGCCACTTGCTTCATAGACTCAGTTGGTACCCTACATGTTGCAAATGCCCAGGAACAATTGGGCATGATAACAATAGGCAACAATGAACAAAAGCTGTAGTTTTTAAGGGATCTGACAATTGCATGGTTAAGATGCAAAAAGTAAGCACCTATAAAATTTGTGCCCGATGTGGAAAAGCTAGATAGTATAGTAGATTAAGTGTACTCTATTTGTTGGTTGGTACTGGGGGCTAGATAGTCGATTAAGATGTACTCTTTGTTTGCTGGTATTGGGAAAGAATCATCTATAGACAGAAGATTTTATTTGTTTTCTCATTTGTTGACTTTACTAATCTCCAATTTAGTTACTAAAAGGCTTTATTGTTGTTACTGTTGCATTTATTGCCCttactaatatattatttatataCTTGTTAGATAGCAAAGCCATCAATTTGATTGTTTCAGGGAAAGCCTTCTGTCGTGCTACTTTTCTCTAGAATACTACATGTTTTACAACTTCACAACAATGAATACTATCATCTGTATGCCTGAAGAGTTATATTTAATGATACCAGATGGACAACGTGATATCACAAGCTCAGGCAACGCTAGGTTCTCTCATGACTCAACGGTCAACATTCGGTGGCATCACTACAAAGATAAGCAACGTCAGCAGTCGTCTTCCAACAGTATGTATCGCATCTGATATAACCAATCAAGCCCATTCCATGCCTTCTTTGGATATACATCTCATGGATACTTTACTCAACCTTACAGATTAACCACGTTCTCTCGTCTATCAGAAGGAAGAAATCCATGGACACTATCATTCTTTCGCTCGTTGCATCCGTCTGCGTGtttctcatcttcatctactGGCTGTCGAAGTAGGTTTGCCAGAGCAAAGGTATTACAGTGTTGTAAGTTTGGGATCACACAACCGGTACAGATAATATTGATTGGTGTTTGTACAATATTGGTTGATTGAATGCTATTACGATTCGGTTGTGCTGTACCCACCGTGTCTCCAGCTGTGCACTTGCAGCTGATACTCTGAATTTGGCCGGGCTCcgagcggctccggctcctctaacTCCTCCCTGATCATCCCATGTAGTGATACTGTTCATCGGagcttttttttctctctcctcctttcttctctcactgacagcgccagagccggagaagctcgttttttctCCTCCGGCTCCTGCGTGCTACAGTGTGGAAGCCAGAGCTGGCGGGAGCCTAGTCCAACTGTACCTCGTGTACTTCGGCTCGGTATAACTATGTGTGGCTGACGAAGTTGGACCAACTGGCGTTGCTTGCTTGCCCCATGTTGCTATATGGCCCTAGTTCGACGAATGAATTGCATTTGATTGGGGGAATGAATTGAGTTGGCCTGCCAGCAACTCATATTATAACACAAAAATGATTAGGTGTTATTTCACAAAGAACATGAAAAGGGTCCTACAGTGAACAAACTATATTTTCAGATTGGATCTTGAACCAAACACCTGATGTTCGAACCTGCCGTGAAGTGTTTCTGTGCAAAGACTAAGTCAGTTCAGTCTGGCTCCCATCAAACAGCCTACGCACACAGCCAGATCCCCAGGCCAACAACGGCCATGCATCGCTGTTTGCTGCAACGAGAACTTGCAGGAATTCATGCGCACGATGGCTTCCCTTTCCTGCGCACCATGATTGCTGAGAGATCTCAGCTCCGAGCTAGGAGTCTAGGAGACACCAGGAACGTGGAGTCGCTCTCGCTCGCAAGAGGACGAAGCCGTTCTAGCTAGCAAAACAAGCCGCCTCGTCGACGGCCGGCACCACGGGGCCCCGTCCACATGCTGGTGTCCCCGGTGCCATCCCATCCGGCCGTGCGCTTTGGGGATGCCTACTGGGGGCCTAAAGGGGAGGGCACACGGGTTCCACTTCCAGCGAGCGCCCACGGGAAATACACCGCGCGAGCGCGCGAGTGACCTGATGGACGCGTCCCTTCCCTGCCGCTGCCGGACCGCAGATTGCGGCGCCAGCCAGCGTCGGCGTCTCTGGGCTTAATAATCATTTGATGGCGCCATCTCTGCTATATATATTTTGTGGTCATATATATAGATACGGACTGCTGATTGTTTGAGTAACAATCGACCAAGTGATCCAACAGTTCCGAATCCGTTCAGCTGTCCCAACCTGCAACAGGGttgcttcatcatcagctacaAAAGCGTGCGGTGGACACTTCGAGCGCAAGCGTGCCTCCAGCTACAACCgccaacacttagggtttcacttCCACCCAGAACCACAAGGAAAGGGGGCTGAATTTGGAGAGAACAGTTGCTTCGGCGACAGCCACATGATGCTTCCTTCCAGAATAATACAGTacagttcaaaaaaaaaagtagcaACACCTAAGCAGCCTGCTCTGAGGCAGCACTAACACAGCTGCTGCTACGAAGAATACAGCGCGCGTCTGATCCCGTGATCCGGGTCAACTATTGCGTGCTGATAGTTGAGTACGAGGACGAGATGCCGCGAGACGTGACAGGGCGGAGTGAGTTGCCGTAAACCTGTTCGTCGGGCCGTAAAGGACCGTGGATTATTTACCGTTGACTGGTTTGgtttaagagaaaaatactattccaacttATAATCCATAATCCTATAGCGAAGGCGTGCTCGGTCGTCACAGCACAGGACTGCATAATCTGCTCTCGGCTCCGGTCAaagagcgagcgagcgagagagggagagaggtgaTCGGATTTCAGTAGAGTGCTTTGCACCGGTCCACGGCATTTCCTTATCTTTGCAAGGCGCCCAGGGCTCCTGACGTCGTCCATTCAACTAGAGTTCCTTGCAACAACTGTGATAAACTTTTTGGGTAAATCACGGAACAAGTTTGTGTgccctttttttttgaaactacaaGTTTGTGTACTAGTCGCCTAATCGGTACGACCGTACAAGTCTAAATCTGGGGTACTGCTAGTTAAGAGGCCTGGACCTTCTGGGCTACACCTTTTTTCCCCAATGGACAAGTCTAATCTGAGATAGTAAGATACTGCTCCACCAGTCATCCAGCTGCATTTCTTGTTGCAGTACCCAGAGAACAACTGACAACCACAATCCTAGCggggcaccagcaccagcaccagcaccagcaccagcaccagcatgtGAACGTCGCCATCCAAACAACCCGGCTTTTGTCACCTATCAGCCCATGATTGGGAATTAAACTCGCAGTTACCAATAATAGCCGAGCAATCCAATCTTTCTTTTCAGCTAGCGTCACGGGAGACAgggcagcctgttcgggaggccgtatcgtatcgtggattattgcgtagcagttttttttttctaaatcaaGAAGGGCGGGTCTGACCGCTGCCGAGTCATGGTCTCCTGGCATTGCAAGGCTTGCCACTGATATCCTTCCCCGTACCCCCACAATGTATATCTAATTAAGGGAGCAGACCAATGATTTGCAGTAGAATTAGCGATTGGCCACCTACAGTAAGATTGATTTGGTGATGGACTTTGGATCACACAGTATGAGAGTATGGTTTCTCCAGATGCTCATTTCTCTGGTTGTCAGTCGATGGAAGGAAGGGTAAAAATGGCAGTCGGTGGAGTACTCAAAACTGCACAAGAACATTGCTCGCTGAACAATTGCAACTTACAACAATGGGAAGAGAAATCCTCACTGAACTGCGAACCAATCATCAATCGAAACAATATGCCGGCAAGCCGCTTCCGCCGCCACCGTCGCTAGCCCATCACACACATTAGTTCTTCCAGGCGTAGACGAGGAGGGAGAAGCCGTCGCCGCTCTGCAGCTCGGCCTCCTCGGGGCTGCCCCAGTCCATGACAGTGGAGCCACTCGCCCATGACGCGGAGGACGACGCCACTGACGCCGACGAGGAGGAGCTCGCCTTGGCCAGCCTGCTCGCCTGCcccctcttcctcctctgcttctcgccattgctgctgctctcgctccaGTCCCCCCCTCTCCCCCACCTACCAACGTAGCCTGCCCAGCCGCCACCGCCTCCCCCGGCCTTGTCGAGTAGCAGCTTTTCCTTGGCGTCGTCGGCTGGGACACGCTCCTCGCCGTCGCAGCCGGCGAGCTCGAAGCGGAAGACGAAGACGGCGTGCGCGGGCggagccgcggccgcggccgcggccgcggcgacgGCGGTGTCGGGGGGCGAGGTGTCGCGCGCCGGGAAGAGCCAGTTATGAAGGTCCCAGGAGACGAGGACGCGGTCGCCGCCGCCGAGGTCCACCTTCTCGGTGCCGCGGAATTTCCAGCGCAGGCGGCGGAGGTGGAGCACGCGATCGCCGTCGACGGAGACGGACATGCCGACCTCGGCCCTGTCCCTCTCCCGCCCCTGGCCGCCCAGGGCGGCCGCGGCGCGCGAGACGAGATCCACCGAGATCTCCCGCTCCTTGCCGCGCACGACGACGCAGGTCCGGTGCCCGCGTCCGCCGCTTCCCCCGTCGCGCATGGACACGTGCTCGCGGCGCGAGACGAGGACGGGTGCCGGGCCGGGCGGGCGGCGCGCCTTGGTCTTCCTGTAGGCCTCCTCCTCCATGTCCCCCGCGACGACCGCCATCTCGCCGTCCACCACGACGGCGACGAAGTACCCCGAGCAGGGCTCCGGGGAGCCGCCCGAGGGCGGGAAGCGCGCGCGGGAGAGGTCCCAGGCCAGGTCCACCACGCGGCGGCCCCGCACGCGGAACCGCTTGgacccgcgccgccgccacagcaGCCACG contains these protein-coding regions:
- the LOC136533680 gene encoding uncharacterized protein; translation: MPDAIPACFRAVAAPGGRASASSGSGSGGSGAGTSLATSVYGTHLGLAALSWSRAALGLSLRAVLRVSAAGSPAPSPSAASDYGDGEVEYEGECDDEETVAVRVRPWLLWRRRGSKRFRVRGRRVVDLAWDLSRARFPPSGGSPEPCSGYFVAVVVDGEMAVVAGDMEEEAYRKTKARRPPGPAPVLVSRREHVSMRDGGSGGRGHRTCVVVRGKEREISVDLVSRAAAALGGQGRERDRAEVGMSVSVDGDRVLHLRRLRWKFRGTEKVDLGGGDRVLVSWDLHNWLFPARDTSPPDTAVAAAAAAAAAPPAHAVFVFRFELAGCDGEERVPADDAKEKLLLDKAGGGGGGWAGYVGRWGRGGDWSESSSNGEKQRRKRGQASRLAKASSSSSASVASSSASWASGSTVMDWGSPEEAELQSGDGFSLLVYAWKN